The genomic segment TGGACGTCGGACAGGATCTTGCTGGACAAGATGGATACGTACGATGTGTGCCTAGACTTGTCGGCCCTCTCCGTTTCacacgccgccgacgcgcctgcgccggcccAGCCCCTTGCTCGCTTTGTGGAAAATGCGGCGCTCCGTCCTTCGAATTTGACGTGGAGCAGTCGCGATCTCAGCCTGTTTCTCGAGTTGGCTGAGCAGGAGCGGCGGTACGAGCTGTTGCTGGTGGACGAGGGCCGACCGACCTTtgatgcatggcgcagTGCAGAAAATCTGCCCACCACCTGTGCCTTACACATGCCACCAGGTGTGTCGTGGCGCTACATGCAGCAGGACGCCAGAGGACTGCTGCTGGGATACATGGTCGTGTGGATCGCCAGCCTCCGGTTCTGGCTGACAGAGTGGTGGCTCATTCGTTCGCAGCTTCATATTGCGTTGCCATTATCGCTTGTGGCTCCGCAGGTGGCGCATCGCGAGAGTCCTATGAGTGAGAGCTTCGCTGATGTGCCACGCGAGGAAGACGCGTCGATCGACTCGGTGCCTGCCTCGGtcggcgccacgacggcgatCCAGCCGACGGATCGTATGGCTACGTCACTCGACTCGATGGATCCGCTCGTGGCTGCATACGGTCTTTCTCTCCGTGCCAAGCCCTCCGGAGCATCGCGGCTGAGCACACCTTCGCTCTCCTCTCCTCAGCCTAGTATGCACACGTTACCGGCAGAACGCACCATCATCCCTGCCCACCCACGCTTTGATCCAGAAGATATACCGCACCTCCCGCTCGAAAGCATGGCTGGTATGTATGTGTTCACACTATGGAGCAGCTACCTTCGCGCGCGTTATATCCAGGCATCGGCGCTTCTCCATGCGCGTGTGGCTTCCCTGCCGCATGTGGATGAATCATCGGCACTCTTAGCGCCACGCACAGTGCTCATCACAAGCGCCATGTTCCGTCAGCTAGGCCTGCATGCATCGAGTTCGGTGGACCGCTCCCTCCTCCAGCACTGGCTGGAGCCTTTTGGCGGCACGCTCCAAGTCACCTGGACGTGGTGGTTTTGGTAGGAAAATAGGGCCGTTTCTCGCTTCGATACTCCTCCACTCTCAACGGGTTAGGTAGACGCCGATGCATCGATCGCGGCCTGTGGCGCGGTACCGCCCGGGTCAGGCGCCCGCCCATGCGGCGTCGgactcgtcgtcgtcaggaGAGGAAGATGCGGAGCTGACCGTGCCGCAAAAACGCGTGTCGCTTCCCAGCCGTGTGACGTCCGCTGCGCCCCAGCCCACGGCTGGAACGTTGGTGGCACCGTCAGTGCCGCTGGATGAGTATGAAACGGATTCCCATTCGGAGGCGGAAGAGGAGCCGCGCGTATATACCCAGACTGCCAGTGCGCCGGccgcaccgacgccgccgccacctcgTCCTATACAGCCACAGGCTCTTCCACCACCGACCGTCACACTAGGTGACTCGCCGCAGAGCGCATCAGAGAGTGAGACAGAGAGCGAAGACGATGTGCCTATGCTCAAGCCCGTCTTTGTGGCTCGGCAGAATCGCACGAGTGCTGCGCCGGTCGAGCACGTTGACACGACGAGACGTAGTGCTGCTGAGAAAGAAGCGGAAAAGCAGGTCGCGCACCATctcgcggcggcgcgcgttGTGCGCGACCTGCAGGAGCAAAAGCACGAAGAGTCGCACAGCGTGGTAGACGATACCGATGGGGTGGATCCGGATGCCGAATTCGCGGCATGGCGAGCTCGTGAGCTTGCGCGcatggagcgtgtgcggcAGGCGGAACGCATGCGCGCTGCTGAGGCAGCTGAGgtggcgcggcgtcgtgtgATGCCTGAGCATGAGCGTTTGGCGGACGACTTGGCCTATGCGCGTGAGACGCGTGCGGCGAAGCAACGTGGCCACCAGGGCTTCATGCAGAAGTACTATCACAAGGGCGCGTTTTTCCAGGACATGGATATTCTACAGCGTGACTATACGCAGAGCACGGTGGACGACGTGGACAAGAGTCAGCTGCCGCAGGTGCTGCAGAGGCGGCACTTTGGCAAGCGGGGTCAGAGCAAGTGGACGCATCTCGCGGGCGAAGACACGACGCGACAGAGCGAGCCTGACCTGCGGCTGCTCCGAGCCTCGCGGCGTAGATAGAAAGGAAGGCTATTGTGGCTTGCTGGacagcgtcgtggccaGCCAATCGAGACCGGCTGTGATGCCTTTGCCGGTGAGGGCCGAGCATCCGAAAATCTGCCACGTCCGATCGCGGAACGACGACAGGTTGAGGGCATCGGATATTTCAGAGGACGACATGCTACCGCGCACGTCCTGCTTGTTCGCCCACACGAGgatcggcgcgcgctcCAAGTTTTCATCCGCCGCAATCCTGTGCAGCTctgcgcgcgccagcgacaCGCGATCGCGGTCATTACTGTCGACCACAAAAATGAGCGCATCAGTCGAAGTCACGTACTGGGCCCAGCTCGCACGGAGCGACGTCTGTCCACCGACGTCCCACAGCAGGAACTTGAGGTTCTTGTACTCAAACGTCTCGGTATTCGAGCCgatcgtcggcgccgtcgccacGACCGAGCCCAGCGTCATTTTATACATAATCGTGGTCTTGCCTGCATTATCAAGGCCCAAGATACATATTTTGAGCTCCTTCTGCCCAAAGAGCGAGGCCCACAGGCTGCTGAACGCGACGCCCATGGACTGAAGAGCCTCGTGGGGGCCAGGCCCAAGCTGACTCCACTCACCGACCTACTAGGCTGTATCACATGCCGCGAACGAGGCATGCGCCAGCCGCGTGCCTTGGGCCGCTGGGTCGCCTCATGCTGCTTTGAGGCGCGTGACACATGAGCGAATCGGACCCCCCCGCCAGGCGCGTAGATGCGCCTGTGCTTCCGACGGATACGGTGTCAACGTCAGAAGCGTCTGCTTCGCCTCATGAAGCGGACcaccggcgtcggcgacgatTGAATCGTGAGCTGGACTTCTCGTCGCCAGGCCCCGCGTTCCAGCTCTTGTCGCCGCCACCTCTGCCGCCAGCGAACGAGGCAGGCTCGTCGCGGCGGTCATCACGCCACTCGCAACGTACGCCCAAGCCGTCGAAAGCGGCACTGGAAAGCGGCATGCTTTCGACGTGGAAGCCTGAACCCCTGCCCTCGGCCGCCGATGTGCTTGTGTGGTGCCAGGCTCTCTACGAGCAACTTGCTCATGCTGACGTCGATGCACTTCGCGCAAAGCATGATGCACTCGTGCGCGAACTGTTCCACCTGACCCAGGTCATCACCAAGTCGCAGTATGACCCTGACGTCGCGCACTTAGATACCAGCGACGTCTTTGCACACTTCCAGACACAGTATCACCTCGCACTGAATATGTCGCCGGACTCTTCGCGACACGCTCGCCGCACCTCAGCCCGCC from the Malassezia restricta chromosome II, complete sequence genome contains:
- a CDS encoding microfibrillar-associated protein 1 codes for the protein MHRSRPVARYRPGQAPAHAASDSSSSGEEDAELTVPQKRVSLPSRVTSAAPQPTAGTLVAPSVPLDEYETDSHSEAEEEPRVYTQTASAPAAPTPPPPRPIQPQALPPPTVTLGDSPQSASESETESEDDVPMLKPVFVARQNRTSAAPVEHVDTTRRSAAEKEAEKQVAHHLAAARVVRDLQEQKHEESHSVVDDTDGVDPDAEFAAWRARELARMERVRQAERMRAAEAAEVARRRVMPEHERLADDLAYARETRAAKQRGHQGFMQKYYHKGAFFQDMDILQRDYTQSTVDDVDKSQLPQVLQRRHFGKRGQSKWTHLAGEDTTRQSEPDLRLLRASRRR
- a CDS encoding ADP-ribosylation factor produces the protein MGVAFSSLWASLFGQKELKICILGLDNAGKTTIMYKMTLGSVVATAPTIGSNTETFEYKNLKFLLWDVGGQTSLRASWAQYVTSTDALIFVVDSNDRDRVSLARAELHRIAADENLERAPILVWANKQDVRGSMSSSEISDALNLSSFRDRTWQIFGCSALTGKGITAGLDWLATTLSSKPQ